The following proteins are co-located in the Polymorphospora rubra genome:
- a CDS encoding GNAT family N-acetyltransferase, whose protein sequence is MLTIRRERPDDAETAARVHVRGWQAGYAGILPDEVLARLDVAVWAQRRRDVGTTDPDQPFTTLVAEGAAGIVGHVRFGPYRNEQDEDDLDPAYGEILGLHVDPDHWGTGVGGRLLAAARAALADRGWTELRLWVLVDNVRARRLCERAGLAPDGARSVYRIARPGGLAPYVFPEIRYSGPVGVG, encoded by the coding sequence GTGCTGACGATCCGGCGCGAGCGGCCCGACGACGCGGAGACGGCCGCCCGGGTACACGTACGCGGCTGGCAGGCCGGCTATGCCGGGATCCTGCCCGACGAGGTGCTGGCCCGGCTCGACGTGGCCGTGTGGGCACAGCGTCGGCGGGACGTCGGCACCACCGACCCGGACCAGCCGTTCACCACCCTGGTCGCCGAAGGGGCGGCCGGCATCGTCGGCCACGTCCGCTTCGGGCCGTACCGCAACGAGCAGGACGAGGACGACCTCGACCCGGCGTACGGCGAGATCCTCGGCCTCCACGTCGACCCGGACCACTGGGGCACCGGCGTCGGCGGGCGGCTGCTCGCGGCGGCCCGCGCGGCGCTGGCCGACCGGGGCTGGACCGAACTGCGGCTGTGGGTGCTGGTCGACAACGTGCGGGCCCGCCGCTTGTGTGAGCGGGCCGGGCTAGCGCCGGACGGGGCGCGCAGCGTCTACCGCATCGCCCGCCCCGGCGGCCTCGCCCCGTACGTCTTCCCCGAGATCCGCTATTCCGGCCCGGTCGGCGTCGGCTGA
- a CDS encoding winged helix-turn-helix domain-containing protein → MAVPESLSLAQARRITLAAQGFADPMPGGVPDLRHLRRVLGRIGLLQMDSVNVLQRAHYLPLYSRLGPYPPALLDRAAYQRPRELFEYWGHEASLIPVTLQPALRFRMAAARVESWGGMRRIAAEQPDLVRWVLDEVRANGPLTAADIEHDTPRSKDNWGWNWSAVKKALEFLFWAGEVTAASRNTAFARLYDVPERVLPKAVLDTPTPAPADAYRELVAVAARALGVAAEPELRDYFRLPVDAARTAVAELVDAGVLAPVQVAGWRRPAYLHAQARLPRWIRANTLVSPFDPLIWERARTERLFGFNYRIEIYVPAPQRVHGYYVLPFLQGDRFTARVDLKADRKTGVLRVPAAWIEPGADAADTAPALADELRRLAGWLGLADVTPPAAGDLRGPLTAVLAGTAGVR, encoded by the coding sequence GTGGCCGTACCCGAATCGCTCTCCCTCGCCCAGGCCCGGCGGATCACGCTCGCCGCGCAGGGGTTTGCCGACCCGATGCCCGGCGGCGTTCCCGACCTGCGGCACCTGCGCCGTGTCCTGGGCCGGATCGGGCTGCTCCAGATGGACTCGGTCAACGTCCTGCAACGCGCCCACTACCTGCCGCTGTACAGCCGGCTCGGGCCCTATCCGCCGGCGTTGCTGGACCGGGCCGCCTACCAGCGCCCGCGTGAGCTGTTCGAATACTGGGGGCACGAGGCGTCGCTGATCCCGGTCACGCTCCAGCCGGCGCTGCGCTTCCGGATGGCGGCGGCCCGGGTCGAGTCGTGGGGCGGGATGCGGCGGATCGCGGCCGAGCAGCCGGACCTGGTGCGGTGGGTTCTCGACGAGGTACGCGCGAACGGGCCCCTGACCGCCGCCGACATCGAGCACGACACCCCGAGGTCGAAGGACAACTGGGGATGGAACTGGTCGGCGGTGAAGAAGGCGCTGGAGTTCCTGTTCTGGGCCGGCGAGGTCACCGCCGCGTCCCGCAACACCGCGTTCGCCCGGCTGTACGACGTACCGGAGCGGGTGCTGCCGAAGGCGGTGCTGGACACCCCGACGCCGGCCCCCGCCGACGCCTACCGGGAGCTGGTCGCGGTCGCGGCCCGGGCGCTCGGGGTGGCCGCCGAGCCCGAGCTGCGCGACTACTTCCGGCTGCCGGTCGACGCCGCCCGCACGGCCGTCGCCGAGCTGGTCGACGCCGGCGTGCTGGCCCCGGTGCAGGTGGCCGGCTGGCGCCGGCCGGCCTACCTGCACGCGCAGGCCCGGCTGCCCCGCTGGATCCGGGCCAACACCCTGGTCAGCCCGTTCGACCCGCTGATCTGGGAACGGGCCCGCACCGAGCGGCTCTTCGGATTCAACTACCGCATCGAGATCTACGTGCCGGCGCCGCAGCGGGTGCACGGCTACTACGTGCTGCCGTTCCTCCAGGGCGACCGGTTCACCGCCCGGGTCGACCTGAAGGCCGACCGCAAGACCGGCGTCCTGCGGGTGCCGGCGGCCTGGATCGAGCCGGGCGCCGACGCGGCCGACACCGCACCGGCGCTCGCCGACGAGCTGCGTCGCCTCGCCGGCTGGCTCGGGCTGGCCGACGTCACGCCGCCCGCCGCGGGCGACCTGCGCGGCCCGCTCACCGCCGTGCTGGCGGGCACCGCCGGTGTACGGTGA
- a CDS encoding DUF2752 domain-containing protein gives MAIVVDPKAGLTTGAPAPDGPDQGPPPVSAGQPTVLPPAGWQPGPDGQWQPAPAFVAPEPDRFTRFMTRLWNRSPRWLAPVAALGCVGAALGTVLLMDPTRSSPDAMPSCLLKMTTGLDCPGCGGTRAVWYLMHGDLGAAARHHLVFVFVVPFLIYLYVAWAAQHMFGRRLPQLRITPKTIGVVLAVWFTFSALRNLPWAPFDWFYV, from the coding sequence ATGGCGATCGTGGTTGACCCGAAGGCCGGCCTGACGACGGGGGCGCCGGCGCCGGACGGCCCCGACCAGGGCCCGCCACCCGTGTCCGCCGGCCAACCGACCGTGCTGCCGCCCGCCGGCTGGCAGCCCGGCCCGGACGGGCAGTGGCAGCCCGCACCGGCCTTCGTGGCCCCCGAACCCGACCGGTTCACCCGCTTCATGACCAGGCTGTGGAACCGGTCGCCCCGCTGGCTCGCGCCGGTGGCCGCCCTCGGCTGCGTCGGCGCGGCGCTCGGCACCGTGCTGCTGATGGACCCGACCCGCAGCTCGCCCGACGCGATGCCGTCCTGCCTGCTGAAGATGACCACCGGACTGGACTGTCCGGGGTGTGGCGGCACCCGCGCCGTCTGGTATCTGATGCACGGCGACCTCGGCGCCGCCGCCCGCCACCACCTGGTGTTCGTGTTCGTCGTACCGTTCCTGATCTATCTCTACGTGGCCTGGGCGGCGCAGCACATGTTCGGCCGTCGGCTGCCGCAACTGAGGATCACCCCGAAGACGATCGGCGTCGTTCTCGCCGTGTGGTTCACCTTCTCGGCGCTGCGCAACCTGCCGTGGGCGCCGTTCGACTGGTTCTACGTCTGA
- a CDS encoding DUF4097 family beta strand repeat-containing protein: MHEFPRDTPVTVVVKLSSGALDIVAEKRTTATVDVRPYADNEQSRRLAEGTSVELRGDTLTVTTPNGSGLFRRSGGVRVEVRVPHYSTVRVKAASADVDCRGRYAAASVDTASGEVHVEHVTGDATLHSSSGDVTAARVDGQLTLTGSSGDLNAGYVGGEVVAKAASGDIDIREAVAGVRARSASGDVRIGAVRSGTVEVGTASGDIGVGVTAGTGVWLDVSTMSGTARNGLDMGAPVPPNGHQLSLALRSASGDIEVHRVAPAKTL; encoded by the coding sequence ATGCACGAGTTCCCGCGCGACACCCCGGTCACCGTCGTCGTCAAACTGAGTTCCGGCGCACTCGACATCGTCGCCGAGAAGCGGACCACCGCGACCGTCGACGTGCGGCCGTACGCCGACAACGAGCAGTCCCGCCGGCTCGCCGAGGGCACCAGCGTGGAACTGCGCGGCGACACGCTCACCGTCACCACGCCCAACGGCTCCGGCCTGTTCCGCCGCTCCGGCGGCGTACGTGTCGAGGTCCGCGTGCCCCACTACAGCACCGTGCGGGTCAAGGCGGCCTCCGCCGACGTCGACTGCCGGGGCCGCTACGCCGCCGCCTCCGTCGACACGGCGTCCGGTGAGGTCCACGTCGAGCACGTCACCGGCGACGCCACCCTGCACAGCTCGAGCGGCGACGTGACCGCGGCGCGGGTCGACGGCCAACTCACCCTGACCGGCTCGTCCGGCGACCTGAACGCCGGGTACGTCGGCGGCGAGGTCGTCGCCAAGGCGGCCAGCGGCGACATCGACATCCGGGAGGCGGTGGCCGGGGTGCGCGCCCGCAGCGCCTCCGGTGACGTCCGCATCGGCGCGGTCCGCAGCGGCACCGTCGAGGTCGGCACCGCGTCCGGCGACATCGGCGTCGGCGTCACCGCCGGAACCGGGGTCTGGCTCGACGTCAGCACCATGTCCGGCACCGCCCGCAACGGGCTCGACATGGGCGCCCCCGTGCCACCGAACGGTCACCAGCTCAGCCTGGCGCTACGCAGCGCCAGCGGCGACATCGAGGTACACCGGGTCGCCCCGGCCAAGACGCTGTGA
- the thyX gene encoding FAD-dependent thymidylate synthase, whose translation MAEPQVRLIGWTQFEAPEDVSWSTDANGGQALAEFAGRACYQSWKKPNPATATNAGYLAHILEVGHLSVLEHGSVTFYFTGVSRSFTHELIRHRHFSYSQLSQRYVPERDAAMVEPRVIAEDPELHKKFVEATEASVRAYTELLEGLETRFADVEHATLRRKQARQAARAVLPNATETRIVVTGNYRAWRHFIAMRATEQADVEIRELAVECLRQLQRVAPNVFADFVVTRLPDGSEVAASPHAELS comes from the coding sequence ATCGCCGAGCCGCAGGTCAGGCTCATCGGGTGGACCCAGTTCGAGGCGCCCGAGGACGTCTCGTGGTCGACCGACGCCAACGGCGGTCAGGCCCTCGCGGAATTCGCCGGCCGGGCCTGCTACCAGTCATGGAAGAAGCCCAACCCGGCGACCGCGACCAACGCCGGATACCTCGCGCACATCCTCGAGGTCGGCCACCTGTCCGTCCTGGAGCACGGCAGCGTGACGTTCTACTTCACCGGCGTGTCGAGGTCGTTCACCCACGAGCTGATCCGGCACCGGCACTTCTCGTACTCGCAGCTCTCCCAGCGGTACGTACCCGAGCGCGACGCCGCCATGGTCGAACCCCGGGTGATCGCCGAGGACCCGGAGCTGCACAAGAAGTTCGTCGAGGCGACCGAGGCGAGCGTGCGCGCCTACACTGAGCTGCTCGAAGGGCTGGAGACCCGGTTCGCCGACGTCGAGCACGCCACCCTGCGCCGCAAGCAGGCCCGGCAGGCCGCGCGGGCGGTGCTGCCCAACGCCACCGAGACCCGGATCGTGGTCACCGGCAACTACCGCGCCTGGCGGCACTTCATCGCCATGCGCGCCACCGAGCAGGCCGACGTCGAGATCCGCGAGCTGGCCGTGGAATGCCTGCGCCAACTCCAGCGGGTCGCTCCGAACGTGTTCGCCGACTTCGTCGTCACCCGGCTGCCCGACGGCAGCGAGGTGGCGGCGAGCCCGCACGCCGAGCTGTCCTGA
- the dapA gene encoding 4-hydroxy-tetrahydrodipicolinate synthase, translating into MTQDPSATRAGAPRPFGRLLTAMITPFTAGGDLDLDGAGRLAGHLVDEQGADAVVINGTTGESPTTTDGEKEALIRAVVEAVGDRAQVVAGVGTNDTRHTVELAATAQKAGAHGLLVVTPYYNKPPQAGLLRHFTAVADATDLPVMVYDVPHRAGVPIATETLVRLADHERIVAVKDAKGDLTATSWVLSRSGLAYYCGDDALTLPALSIGAVGLVGTSTHFTGALAKRMIEAYDHGDTGQALALHRQLLPLFTGIFRTQGTILVKAGLTQRGLPAGPVRPPLVDATEAEIDQLRSDCADAGLELR; encoded by the coding sequence ATGACGCAGGACCCATCCGCCACGCGCGCCGGCGCGCCCCGCCCGTTCGGGCGGCTGCTCACGGCCATGATCACGCCGTTCACCGCCGGCGGGGACCTCGACCTCGACGGCGCCGGACGGCTCGCCGGCCACCTGGTCGACGAGCAGGGCGCCGACGCGGTGGTCATCAACGGCACCACCGGTGAGTCGCCGACCACGACCGACGGGGAGAAAGAGGCCCTCATCCGGGCGGTGGTCGAGGCGGTCGGTGACCGGGCACAGGTGGTCGCCGGCGTCGGCACCAACGACACCCGGCACACGGTCGAGCTGGCCGCGACCGCGCAGAAGGCCGGTGCGCACGGGCTGCTCGTCGTCACGCCGTACTACAACAAGCCGCCGCAGGCCGGCCTGCTGCGGCACTTCACCGCGGTCGCCGACGCGACCGACCTGCCGGTGATGGTCTACGACGTACCGCACCGCGCCGGGGTGCCGATCGCGACCGAGACCCTGGTCCGGCTCGCCGACCACGAGCGGATCGTCGCGGTCAAGGACGCCAAGGGCGACCTCACCGCCACCTCCTGGGTGCTCAGCCGCAGCGGGCTCGCCTACTACTGCGGCGACGACGCGCTGACGCTCCCGGCACTGTCGATCGGCGCGGTCGGCCTGGTCGGCACCTCCACCCACTTCACCGGCGCACTGGCCAAGCGCATGATCGAGGCGTACGACCACGGTGACACCGGGCAGGCGTTGGCCCTGCACCGGCAACTGCTGCCGCTGTTCACCGGCATCTTCCGTACCCAGGGGACGATCCTGGTCAAGGCGGGCCTGACGCAGCGCGGTCTGCCGGCCGGACCGGTACGGCCACCGCTGGTCGACGCGACCGAGGCCGAGATCGACCAGCTGCGCAGCGACTGCGCCGACGCCGGACTGGAGCTGCGGTGA
- a CDS encoding ribonuclease J has protein sequence MSQAHVEMELPPPLPEGGLRVIPLGGLGAIGRNMTVFEFDGKLLIVDCGVLFPDVEQPGVDLILPDFAPILDRLDDVQAIVLTHGHEDHIGAVPYLLAHKADIPLVGSQFTLALVEAKLAERRIEPYTLTVQEGGRERLGPFECEFFAVNHSIPDALAVAIRTPAGLVLHTGDFKMDQLPLDGRVTDLAGFARLGAEGVDLLLSDSTNAEIPGFVTPEREIGPVLDSIFAKARGRIIVASFASHVHRVQQVLDSAGEHGRKVALIGRSMVRNMGIARDLGLLQIPPGLVVGLDEATALPPDRIVLMSTGSQGEPMSALGRMSTGDHRHITIAPGDTVVLASSLVPGNETSVYRVINQLSRAGATVIHKDVAKVHVSGHAPAGELLYLLNVVRPSNLLPVHGEWRHLRAHARLGIESGVAADRVVLCEDGDVVDLVEGRATLVGHVKSRYVYVDGLAVGDVGESLLTERRILGDGGFIAATVVVDSVTGKVVGGPTVSAKGFSDDPAAFNPVIPLITEALNRAASEGITDPHQLGQLVRRTVGRWVNDAYRRRPMIVPTVVEV, from the coding sequence GTGAGTCAGGCGCACGTCGAGATGGAACTGCCCCCGCCGCTGCCCGAGGGCGGGCTGCGGGTCATCCCGCTCGGCGGGCTGGGTGCCATCGGCCGCAACATGACCGTCTTCGAGTTCGACGGCAAGCTGCTGATCGTCGACTGCGGTGTGCTCTTCCCGGACGTCGAGCAGCCGGGCGTCGACCTGATCCTGCCCGACTTCGCGCCGATCCTCGACCGGCTCGACGACGTACAGGCGATCGTGCTCACCCACGGGCACGAGGACCACATCGGAGCGGTGCCGTACCTGCTCGCGCACAAGGCCGACATCCCGCTCGTCGGCTCGCAGTTCACCCTCGCCCTGGTCGAGGCGAAGCTCGCCGAGCGGCGGATCGAGCCCTACACGCTGACCGTGCAGGAGGGTGGACGCGAGCGGCTGGGGCCGTTCGAGTGCGAGTTCTTCGCGGTCAACCACTCGATCCCGGACGCGCTCGCGGTGGCGATCCGCACCCCGGCCGGCCTGGTGCTGCACACCGGCGACTTCAAGATGGACCAGTTGCCGCTCGACGGCCGGGTCACCGACCTCGCCGGCTTCGCCCGGCTCGGTGCCGAGGGCGTCGACCTGCTGCTGTCGGACTCCACCAACGCGGAGATCCCCGGCTTCGTCACCCCCGAGCGCGAGATCGGTCCGGTCCTCGACTCGATCTTCGCCAAGGCCCGTGGCCGGATCATCGTGGCGTCGTTCGCCTCGCACGTGCACCGGGTGCAGCAGGTGCTCGACTCGGCCGGTGAACACGGCCGCAAGGTCGCGCTGATCGGTCGCTCGATGGTGCGCAACATGGGCATCGCCCGCGACCTGGGCCTGCTGCAGATCCCGCCGGGCCTGGTCGTCGGCCTCGACGAGGCGACCGCGCTGCCGCCGGACCGGATCGTGCTGATGTCGACCGGCTCGCAGGGCGAACCGATGAGCGCGCTGGGCCGGATGTCCACCGGCGACCACCGGCACATCACGATCGCCCCCGGCGACACCGTCGTGCTGGCCAGCTCGCTGGTGCCGGGCAACGAGACCTCGGTCTACCGGGTCATCAACCAGCTCTCCCGGGCCGGCGCGACCGTCATCCACAAGGACGTCGCCAAGGTGCACGTCTCCGGGCACGCGCCAGCCGGCGAGCTGCTCTACCTGCTCAACGTCGTACGGCCGAGCAACCTCCTGCCGGTGCACGGCGAGTGGCGGCACCTGCGGGCCCACGCCCGGCTCGGCATCGAGTCGGGCGTCGCGGCCGACCGGGTCGTGCTCTGCGAGGACGGCGACGTCGTCGACCTGGTCGAGGGGCGGGCCACCCTTGTCGGCCACGTCAAGAGCCGGTACGTCTACGTCGACGGGCTCGCCGTCGGCGACGTCGGCGAGTCGCTGCTCACCGAGCGCCGCATCCTCGGCGACGGCGGCTTCATCGCGGCGACGGTCGTGGTCGACTCGGTCACCGGCAAGGTGGTCGGCGGGCCGACGGTGTCGGCGAAGGGCTTCTCCGACGACCCGGCGGCGTTCAACCCGGTCATCCCCCTGATCACCGAGGCCCTCAACCGGGCCGCCTCGGAAGGCATCACCGATCCGCACCAGCTCGGCCAACTGGTCCGGCGTACGGTCGGCCGCTGGGTCAACGACGCCTACCGGCGCCGGCCGATGATCGTGCCGACGGTCGTCGAGGTCTGA
- a CDS encoding DUF2784 domain-containing protein produces the protein MGYQLLTTVILVLHFAFVAYVVLGGFIAWRWPRTFWLHAGAASWGLIVVAASLTCPLTTAEAWSRRQAGESGHTGGFIDRYIEGVLYPERLTPLVQALVAVAVLGSWTVLLMRRRAASRARADQRR, from the coding sequence ATGGGCTACCAACTGCTGACGACCGTGATCCTGGTGCTGCACTTCGCCTTCGTGGCGTACGTCGTGCTGGGCGGCTTCATCGCGTGGCGCTGGCCGAGAACATTCTGGCTGCACGCCGGGGCCGCGTCGTGGGGCCTGATCGTGGTGGCCGCCAGCCTGACCTGTCCGCTCACGACCGCCGAGGCATGGTCGCGGCGGCAGGCGGGCGAATCCGGCCACACCGGGGGATTCATCGACCGTTACATCGAGGGCGTGCTCTATCCGGAACGCCTCACCCCGCTGGTCCAGGCGCTGGTGGCGGTCGCGGTGCTGGGTTCGTGGACGGTGCTGCTGATGCGCCGCCGGGCCGCCTCGAGAGCCCGGGCCGACCAGCGTAGGTAG
- a CDS encoding YbjN domain-containing protein, giving the protein MTSKDELIEALEDARELPDGDGKIAELERIVAHADALGDVRLGFDARYGLIDAYNNHTERWRMLPAFGWCLATFDRDPSMFDDWDAEMLRWYHKWAVATLRSTPRVGLAQTRAALDDMERRFREGGQSLQTIYNLRCKVADHLGDEAQAREWLAKWRTTPRDENSDCAGCDPSRQAELLAGWGEWEEALKIAEPVLSGVLGCTEQPEKALVAVLVPYLHLGRYEEAAQAHVRAYRRHRYERDSFAFLPEHLRFCALTGHHERGLTILEEHLGWLDRPYDEASAMEFAAAGALVCRLAEEAGLGGRQVHRPEHGDRAAADVTVSALAADLVATAQDLAGRFDARNGTAHQSGRIAGWLAARPLTEPFELPPDEPPRAAVPAGLPVEGRDDVVAPLTIEAIVAVLEERGDHYFVDEDGTVGGRWGEALVHFERLGERREILHARVVAQRRLSADRLAEAYEFCNAWNHDRLLPKAYVHDTGEGELILAGDVTTDLEHGVAAPQLAVLLNATLATGSAFAAAVDELP; this is encoded by the coding sequence GTGACCAGCAAGGATGAACTCATCGAGGCCCTGGAGGACGCCAGGGAACTCCCGGACGGCGACGGAAAGATCGCCGAACTGGAACGTATCGTGGCGCACGCCGACGCCCTCGGCGACGTACGACTCGGCTTCGACGCGCGGTACGGGCTGATCGACGCGTACAACAACCACACCGAGCGGTGGCGGATGCTGCCCGCGTTCGGCTGGTGCCTGGCCACCTTCGACCGCGACCCGTCGATGTTCGACGACTGGGACGCCGAGATGCTGCGCTGGTATCACAAGTGGGCGGTGGCGACGCTGCGCAGCACGCCCCGGGTGGGGCTGGCGCAGACCCGGGCCGCGCTCGACGACATGGAGCGGCGGTTCCGCGAGGGCGGGCAGAGTCTGCAGACCATCTACAACCTGCGTTGCAAGGTCGCCGACCACCTCGGCGACGAGGCGCAGGCCCGGGAGTGGCTGGCGAAGTGGCGTACGACGCCGCGCGACGAGAACAGCGACTGTGCCGGCTGCGACCCGTCCCGGCAGGCCGAACTGCTCGCCGGCTGGGGCGAGTGGGAGGAGGCGCTGAAGATCGCCGAGCCGGTGCTCAGCGGGGTGCTGGGCTGCACCGAGCAGCCGGAGAAGGCGCTCGTCGCGGTCCTGGTCCCCTACCTGCACCTCGGGCGTTACGAGGAGGCCGCGCAGGCGCACGTCCGGGCGTACCGCCGGCACCGGTACGAACGGGACTCGTTCGCCTTCCTCCCCGAGCACCTGCGGTTCTGCGCGCTGACCGGGCACCACGAGCGGGGTCTGACCATTCTCGAGGAGCACCTGGGCTGGCTGGACCGGCCGTACGACGAGGCGTCGGCGATGGAGTTCGCGGCGGCCGGCGCGCTGGTCTGCCGGCTCGCCGAGGAGGCGGGCCTGGGCGGGCGGCAGGTCCACCGTCCGGAGCACGGCGACCGGGCGGCGGCCGACGTCACGGTCAGCGCGCTGGCGGCCGATCTGGTGGCGACGGCGCAGGATCTCGCCGGCCGGTTCGACGCCCGCAACGGCACCGCCCACCAGTCGGGCCGGATCGCGGGATGGCTGGCCGCCCGGCCGTTGACCGAGCCGTTCGAGCTGCCGCCGGACGAGCCGCCGCGCGCCGCCGTGCCGGCCGGGCTGCCGGTGGAGGGGCGCGACGACGTGGTGGCGCCGTTGACGATCGAGGCGATCGTCGCGGTGCTGGAGGAGCGCGGTGACCACTACTTCGTCGACGAGGACGGCACGGTCGGCGGCCGGTGGGGCGAGGCGCTCGTCCACTTCGAACGGCTGGGCGAGCGCCGGGAGATCCTGCACGCCCGGGTGGTGGCGCAGCGGCGGCTCTCGGCCGACCGGCTGGCCGAGGCGTACGAGTTCTGCAACGCCTGGAACCACGACCGGCTGTTGCCGAAGGCGTACGTCCACGACACCGGCGAGGGCGAACTGATCCTGGCCGGGGACGTCACGACCGACCTCGAGCACGGGGTGGCGGCGCCACAGCTGGCTGTGCTGCTCAACGCGACCCTGGCGACCGGTTCGGCGTTCGCCGCCGCGGTCGACGAGCTGCCCTAG
- a CDS encoding HSP90 family protein, with protein sequence MEHRFQVDLRGIVDLLSHHLYASPRVYARELLQNATDAITARRGFDPDAEPGRIVVEPLPDGALRVHDNGIGLTEPEVHLFLASVGRTSKRDDLGFARQDFLGQFGIGLLSCFMVADAVEVVSRSAKGGPAVRWTGHADGRYTTESDDAARQEIGTTVTLRPRADTRHWLVPDRVGELVRFYAHLLDVDVELAAPETAPVRLTDERAPWEVEHPGPEERHAALLDYGRQLLGTRPMDVIDLRVPEAGLVGVGFVLPSASAVGQGGHRVYLKRMLLSEDASKVVPEWAFFVRCVVDTAVLRPTASREALYEDDLLSSVRQSLGEQIRGWLLDLSVNHPDRLAAFLRVHHLGVKALAVRDDEMLRLVDAWLPFETSRGAMPLRVFRRGLSMVRYVETVDEFRSLAAIASAAGTPLVNAGYAYDSEILQRLHRVDPKIQVRRLDPGELAARLDPLPPGQEAAAAGFLETARAVLADLGCKPLLRQFDPVTVPALYIVGQQAASQDSLRRSIEAADELWSDVLSAFDDVEVDHRPELVFNWRHPLVRRIAADPSGPAVRHAVEALYGQALLAGHHPLRAIDTAALNRSFLALLDRAFTGPPNPTAGDGPTEEKS encoded by the coding sequence ATGGAGCATCGCTTCCAGGTCGATCTGCGCGGCATCGTCGACCTGCTCAGCCACCACCTCTACGCCAGCCCCCGGGTCTACGCCCGGGAGCTGCTGCAGAACGCCACCGACGCGATCACCGCCCGACGGGGGTTCGACCCCGACGCCGAACCCGGCCGGATCGTCGTCGAACCGCTGCCCGACGGGGCGCTGCGGGTGCACGACAACGGCATCGGCCTGACCGAGCCCGAGGTGCACCTCTTCCTCGCCAGCGTCGGCCGCACCTCCAAGCGCGACGACCTCGGCTTCGCCCGGCAGGACTTCCTGGGCCAGTTCGGCATCGGCCTGCTGTCGTGCTTCATGGTCGCCGACGCGGTCGAGGTCGTCTCCCGCTCGGCCAAGGGCGGGCCGGCCGTACGCTGGACCGGCCACGCCGACGGCCGCTACACCACCGAGTCCGACGACGCGGCCCGGCAGGAGATCGGCACCACGGTCACCCTGCGGCCGCGCGCCGACACCCGGCACTGGCTGGTCCCCGACCGGGTGGGCGAACTCGTCCGGTTCTACGCCCACCTGCTCGACGTCGACGTCGAACTGGCGGCCCCCGAGACGGCGCCGGTGCGACTCACCGACGAGCGGGCCCCGTGGGAGGTCGAACACCCCGGGCCGGAGGAGCGGCACGCCGCCCTGCTCGACTACGGCCGGCAACTGCTCGGCACCCGGCCGATGGACGTCATCGACCTGCGGGTGCCCGAGGCGGGGCTGGTCGGCGTCGGGTTCGTGCTCCCGTCGGCCTCGGCGGTCGGCCAGGGTGGGCACCGCGTCTACCTCAAGCGGATGCTGCTCAGCGAGGACGCGAGCAAGGTCGTACCGGAGTGGGCGTTCTTCGTCCGGTGCGTCGTCGACACCGCCGTGCTGCGGCCGACCGCCAGCCGGGAGGCGCTCTACGAGGACGACCTGCTGTCGTCGGTACGCCAGTCGCTCGGCGAGCAGATCCGCGGCTGGCTGCTCGACCTGTCGGTCAACCACCCGGACCGGCTGGCGGCCTTCCTGCGCGTCCACCACCTCGGCGTGAAGGCGCTCGCCGTACGCGACGACGAGATGCTGCGCCTGGTCGACGCCTGGCTGCCGTTCGAGACCAGCCGGGGCGCGATGCCGCTGCGGGTGTTCCGGCGCGGCCTGTCGATGGTCCGCTACGTCGAGACGGTCGACGAGTTCCGCTCGCTGGCCGCGATCGCCAGCGCCGCCGGCACGCCGCTGGTCAACGCCGGCTACGCGTACGACAGCGAGATCCTGCAACGCCTGCACCGGGTCGACCCGAAGATCCAGGTACGCCGTCTCGATCCGGGTGAGCTGGCCGCCCGGCTCGACCCGTTGCCGCCCGGCCAGGAGGCGGCCGCCGCCGGATTCCTGGAGACCGCCCGCGCCGTGCTCGCCGACCTGGGCTGCAAACCGCTGCTGCGCCAGTTCGACCCGGTGACGGTGCCGGCGCTCTACATCGTCGGCCAGCAGGCGGCGAGCCAGGACTCGCTGCGGCGCAGCATCGAGGCCGCCGACGAACTGTGGTCCGACGTGCTGTCGGCGTTCGACGACGTCGAGGTCGACCACCGGCCGGAACTGGTCTTCAACTGGCGCCACCCGCTGGTCCGCCGGATCGCCGCCGACCCGTCCGGGCCGGCGGTCCGGCACGCCGTGGAGGCGCTCTACGGTCAGGCGTTGCTCGCCGGCCACCATCCGCTCCGGGCGATCGACACCGCGGCGCTGAACCGCTCGTTCCTCGCCCTGCTCGACCGGGCGTTCACCGGTCCCCCCAACCCCACGGCCGGCGACGGTCCCACCGAGGAGAAGTCGTGA